The genomic interval GGCGGCACCCACTACGGCGACAGCGACGCGCAGGAGCACGACGTCCGTTACAGCGCCCTCGTTCCCTTTGACGAAACCTGGGGCATGTCCTTCGGCGTCGACTACTCCCGCTTCGATTTCGGCAACCCCTCCACCGCCGCGGGCCTGCCCCAGAACATCGAGGCCGTCGTCCCCAACATCGGCGTCCGCTACAAGGTCGACGACCAGTGGGCTCTCTTCGGCCGTTTCGCCCCGGAGATCGAGAACCTCAACAATTGGAGCCAGTCCCAATACATCCGCTACACCGGCGCCTTGGGGGCTTTTTATGACGTGAACCCGGCCCTCCAGTTCACCTTCGGCTTGGCCATCAACCCCGGCACCATCAAGATTCCGGTCATGCCCCTGGTCGGCATGCGCTGGAAGTTTGCCGACTCTTGGACCCTCTTCGTCGGCTTCCCCAAATCCTCCGTCGAATACCGCATCAACCCCAAGTGGGTTGTCGGCGCCGGCCCCTCTTTCAAAGGCGGCGTCTTTCGCACGGACGGGGATTACGGCACCGCTTCAGGCCGTCCCGACCTGAACAACCAGCATTTCTACTACCGGGAAATCCGCGTCGGCGTGAACACGGAATACCAGTTCACCCCGTGGATGGCCCTCGACGCCGAGGTGGGCGGCTCCCTCTACCGCGAGTTCGACTTTGATGACGTCGGCTCCGGCTACAAGGTCAAGAATCAGCCCGCCCCCTACGGCCAGATCGGCCTGAAGTTCCGGCTTTAAAGCCTGGCCCGATACGTCATGGCGTGGGCATCAGCTCCTCGCCCGTATTGTAAGGGGCTAGGTTCTCTCCCTTGATCGGCTCCGGCGGCGGAGCGGCTTCCTTCAGGATGCCGTCCAGCGCGTCCAGATCAGTGATGCGGTAACTCTTCGGGATCTCAAAGCGGCTCGCCTTCAAAGGCGCATCGGCGCGGAATTCGGCCAGCGCCATCG from Verrucomicrobium sp. carries:
- a CDS encoding DUF6268 family outer membrane beta-barrel protein; translated protein: MKRHTLSVLLFLAAALSGFAQGDASMPSGGAGDSFSSSPAVPVYLAVPSTQKQAQQIHQELAVDYSYVGGSQARNGGTHYGDSDAQEHDVRYSALVPFDETWGMSFGVDYSRFDFGNPSTAAGLPQNIEAVVPNIGVRYKVDDQWALFGRFAPEIENLNNWSQSQYIRYTGALGAFYDVNPALQFTFGLAINPGTIKIPVMPLVGMRWKFADSWTLFVGFPKSSVEYRINPKWVVGAGPSFKGGVFRTDGDYGTASGRPDLNNQHFYYREIRVGVNTEYQFTPWMALDAEVGGSLYREFDFDDVGSGYKVKNQPAPYGQIGLKFRL